The genomic DNA AACCTGCTGCTGTCGTTGAACTGGATTCCGGAAATATCGCATGGATGCTTATTTGTTCAGCACTCGTGCTCATGATGACAGCACCAGGGCTCGCTTTGTTTTATGGTGGACTGGTTCGGAAAAAAAATATTCTGAGCGTCATGATGCAGTGCGTTTTCCTGATGGGAATGATGACGATCCTGTGGGCTGTCTGCGGGTACAGCTTTGCTTTTGGAGGTTCGAGCCCATACATCGGGGGGACTGATTACTTATTCATGAAGGGGATTCTTCCCGATGGCCAGTCCGGAGATCAGGCCTGGGCCAACGAACTCATCACTTTTGTCTTTCAGGGAATGTTTTTCATCATCACCCCCGGATTAATTTGTGGGGCTTTCGCTGAACGTATGAAGTTTAACACGATGTGTGTCTTTTCAGCACTTTGGGGACTCCTGGTTTATTGCCCTGTCTGCCATTGGGTTTGGTCAGGTTCTGGCTGGTTATCGTCAGCTGGTAGTTTTCACGCATACGATTTCGCAGGCGGGACAGTCGTCCATATCAGTTCCGGTGTGTCCGCACTTGTTTGTGCACTTCTGATAGGAAAACGACTTGGATACGGCCAAGAACCAATGCCTCCCCACAATCTGACGTACACCTGCATCGGAACTGCACTTCTTTGGGTCGGCTGGTTCGGCTTTAACGCCGGGAGCGCCGGTGCTGCAGATGCCGCTGCTGTGAACGCTTTCGTCGCTACGCATTTGGCTGCTGCTGCCGGTGTGATCGCCTGGTCAATCATGGAATGGGTGAAACATGGGCATCCCAGCTTGCTTGGAGCATGTTCTGGAGCAGTTGCTGGTCTTGTTTGCATCACCCCTGCAGCTGGAGCTGTGAATCCGATGCAGGGTATCATTCTCGGATTTGCTGCTGGTGTTGTCTGCTTCTATGCATGCACATCTGTAAAAAATAAATTTGGGTACGATGACTCACTCGACGCCTTCGGGATTCATGGAATTGGGGGGATCCTCGGAGCCGTCCTGACTGGCGTCTTCGCAACCGAGAAACTGGGCGCAACAGGGGGATTCATTGAAACAGGATCGATTTCGCAGACCATGAACCAAGTCATCAGCGTGGTCGCAACGGCTGCCCTCGCGATTGTTGTCACCTTCATTCTTTTAAAGATTCTTGATGCTACGATGGGGCTCCGAGTCGCTCAGGAGGAAGAACTTCGAGGTCTCGACGTGACTCAGCATGGGGAAGAAGGGTATATTTTCCTTTAGAGCACTTCCGTGCCTTCTGCCCCCGTGAAGAAACGATTCTTTGAGGAATCCAAAACTTCACGTGGCAGATCGCACAACCGATTTCCTAAGATG from Thalassoglobus polymorphus includes the following:
- a CDS encoding ammonium transporter; amino-acid sequence: MKSQFVTAALLTTVLLLSVGNSAFAEEIGDPPEPAAVVELDSGNIAWMLICSALVLMMTAPGLALFYGGLVRKKNILSVMMQCVFLMGMMTILWAVCGYSFAFGGSSPYIGGTDYLFMKGILPDGQSGDQAWANELITFVFQGMFFIITPGLICGAFAERMKFNTMCVFSALWGLLVYCPVCHWVWSGSGWLSSAGSFHAYDFAGGTVVHISSGVSALVCALLIGKRLGYGQEPMPPHNLTYTCIGTALLWVGWFGFNAGSAGAADAAAVNAFVATHLAAAAGVIAWSIMEWVKHGHPSLLGACSGAVAGLVCITPAAGAVNPMQGIILGFAAGVVCFYACTSVKNKFGYDDSLDAFGIHGIGGILGAVLTGVFATEKLGATGGFIETGSISQTMNQVISVVATAALAIVVTFILLKILDATMGLRVAQEEELRGLDVTQHGEEGYIFL